In Dyadobacter subterraneus, a single genomic region encodes these proteins:
- a CDS encoding RidA family protein: protein MDSGITYLNPDELLKNPAFSQIAVTKGNGSTIYIGGQNAITKDLEIIGKGDITRQTEYVLQNIETALSSCGATLDDLFKLTIYILQGQDVRKGFEGAQGFIKKLKNPPVISGIVVAGLANPDYLVEIEAVAFKKDE from the coding sequence ATGGACTCAGGCATAACCTATCTAAATCCGGATGAATTATTAAAAAATCCTGCTTTTTCCCAGATCGCTGTTACAAAAGGAAATGGCAGTACCATTTATATCGGTGGCCAGAATGCAATTACAAAAGACCTGGAAATTATTGGAAAGGGTGATATTACGAGGCAAACCGAATATGTTCTGCAAAATATCGAAACAGCTTTAAGTTCCTGTGGTGCAACGCTGGACGATCTTTTTAAACTGACCATTTATATCCTGCAAGGCCAGGATGTGCGTAAAGGTTTCGAAGGAGCACAGGGGTTTATAAAGAAGTTAAAGAATCCGCCGGTTATTTCCGGAATTGTGGTTGCCGGTTTAGCAAATCCGGATTATTTGGTAGAAATTGAAGCTGTTGCTTTCAAAAAGGACGAATAA
- a CDS encoding GNAT family N-acetyltransferase, with protein MEIKLRQERVTDHDAISEAIIASYENVEYSNHREQIMVERLRNSKAFVPELSIVAELDERTIVGHILLTRIQIIKKEKFLDALVLAPLSIRPEYQNIGIGKRLVMESHRVARGLGFEFVTVLGHADYYPKFGYGITSKYNIEIPYKISEANSMIIDLSGNDFSSVINGKVKYSDEFFE; from the coding sequence ATGGAAATTAAACTTAGACAAGAAAGAGTCACTGACCACGATGCAATTTCAGAAGCCATAATTGCATCATACGAAAACGTTGAATATAGCAATCACCGTGAGCAGATTATGGTTGAACGGTTAAGGAATTCAAAAGCTTTTGTACCAGAACTATCCATTGTCGCCGAACTTGATGAAAGGACAATCGTAGGTCACATTTTATTAACTAGAATTCAAATCATTAAAAAAGAAAAGTTTTTGGACGCGCTGGTTTTGGCGCCGCTTTCTATTAGGCCAGAGTATCAAAACATTGGTATTGGAAAGAGATTGGTAATGGAAAGTCACCGCGTAGCCAGAGGTTTGGGATTTGAATTTGTCACTGTTTTGGGTCACGCGGATTATTATCCAAAATTCGGCTATGGGATCACCAGTAAATACAATATTGAAATCCCCTATAAAATATCCGAGGCAAACTCAATGATCATTGATTTAAGCGGAAACGACTTTTCCAGCGTTATAAACGGGAAGGTTAAATACTCAGATGAATTTTTCGAGTAA
- a CDS encoding nuclear transport factor 2 family protein, translating to MDYQKILNGLYQDFNQRNIEAVLAHVHTNVTWPNGWEGGYVYGHDQVREYWLRQWQEIDPNVVPVSFQVRPGGLIAVGVHQIIRDLNGQVLSDGLVTHTYSFEDEKVRSMVIEENEENIH from the coding sequence ATGGACTATCAAAAAATCCTTAACGGGCTTTATCAGGATTTTAATCAGCGGAATATTGAGGCGGTTTTAGCACATGTACACACGAATGTGACCTGGCCAAACGGATGGGAAGGCGGCTATGTGTACGGTCATGATCAGGTGCGGGAATATTGGCTGCGTCAGTGGCAGGAGATTGATCCTAATGTGGTTCCGGTCTCTTTTCAGGTGAGGCCTGGCGGACTAATTGCGGTGGGCGTACATCAGATTATCAGGGATTTAAATGGCCAGGTATTGAGCGACGGACTTGTAACGCATACTTACAGCTTTGAAGACGAAAAAGTAAGATCAATGGTTATTGAAGAAAACGAGGAAAATATTCATTGA
- a CDS encoding ABC transporter permease produces MIRNYLKIALRNLWKDRLFSMISIVGLAAGLAVSIIIIQFVVHEWSYDKFHDNGPNIYRVIGRNKQFSFPFTSSKLAGQLAAENPEIKAYTRVIRNTSAIIKNSENPGLPNEEKGFIFADPSLFSVFTFPLKYGNAHNVLERPYTVVISERMADKYFGKENPVGKHISYNVRELFEITGVVKNVPTNSTLNFDFVSSQETFSKVNPTIFESLPNFETFLLIDRKESVPKIARNIKVANKLIAALNYNENDSYELEPFYGLRLGDTQTFNEKPGPKLLYILSGISVLILSLALFNYINLATARATLRAKEVGVRKAIGAKRSSLAKQFFLESTLVTFLAFLLSIVFVLIFRESFNNLFGFTIDLSFLVSKIFMVVLAGLFVVCTILAGMYPALILSGFSPVKVLKGNYLSANQGTKARSAMLVFQFSVSAILILCSLVIQQQIRLLKNQDLGFNKEQMLRIYLGQRITERSDSFKKAVVSRIGSENVSLSKSALFGGYALGNFQTASSGKTADMAMFEVDADFVKNSGAKWIIEPEKSAIKNREGFYVTLNEEAVKKLGFTNTSVIGQTIMREKVHEFGTVVGVIRNFYLTTTVIDVQPMLFCVQNQSVAANGFSIMYVRFHPSDDVSEKIALLEKIYHAYDPGTPFRYSFLDDDFQHMFISQTRISYLIRIFTVVAISLSCLGLLGLITFISQTRSKEISIRKVMGASIVNIFTLLSRDFILLVLVSVLISTPVSYYFMHQWLQNFAHRIEISWCLFAAGGIISLIVALLSISYVGLKTAMANPIDSLRSE; encoded by the coding sequence ATGATTAGAAATTATCTTAAAATCGCCCTTAGAAATTTGTGGAAAGATCGGTTGTTTTCCATGATCAGCATCGTTGGACTGGCAGCCGGACTTGCAGTTTCTATTATCATTATCCAGTTTGTGGTACATGAATGGAGCTATGATAAATTTCACGACAATGGGCCAAACATTTACAGGGTAATAGGTCGTAACAAACAATTTTCTTTTCCATTTACTTCTTCAAAACTTGCCGGTCAGCTTGCCGCAGAGAATCCGGAAATTAAAGCTTATACACGTGTTATCAGAAATACCTCGGCGATCATTAAAAATTCTGAAAACCCTGGTTTACCCAATGAAGAAAAGGGATTTATATTTGCTGACCCCTCGCTTTTTTCGGTTTTTACCTTTCCGTTAAAATACGGGAATGCCCATAACGTTCTGGAAAGACCATATACTGTGGTGATATCGGAGAGGATGGCGGATAAATATTTTGGGAAGGAAAATCCGGTTGGGAAACATATCAGCTATAACGTTCGGGAGTTATTTGAAATCACGGGTGTTGTCAAAAATGTTCCTACCAACTCGACACTTAACTTTGATTTTGTTTCATCCCAGGAAACCTTTTCAAAGGTGAACCCGACAATTTTTGAGAGTTTGCCAAACTTTGAAACTTTTCTTTTGATTGACCGCAAAGAATCTGTTCCTAAAATCGCAAGGAACATCAAAGTTGCCAACAAATTGATAGCAGCGCTTAATTACAATGAAAATGACAGCTATGAGTTGGAACCGTTTTATGGGCTGAGGCTGGGCGATACGCAAACATTTAATGAAAAACCAGGTCCGAAGCTATTGTATATTCTTTCCGGTATTTCAGTATTGATACTTTCTCTGGCTCTGTTTAACTACATCAACCTTGCAACGGCGCGCGCAACTTTACGGGCAAAAGAAGTTGGAGTCAGGAAAGCGATCGGAGCCAAAAGATCAAGTCTTGCCAAACAGTTTTTTCTGGAATCAACCCTTGTTACTTTTCTTGCGTTTTTATTGAGTATTGTTTTTGTCCTGATTTTCAGAGAATCATTCAATAATCTATTCGGCTTCACGATCGATTTATCGTTTCTTGTAAGCAAGATTTTTATGGTGGTGCTGGCCGGTTTGTTTGTAGTCTGCACAATTTTGGCCGGGATGTATCCTGCGCTGATTCTGTCCGGTTTTTCTCCGGTGAAGGTTCTGAAAGGAAATTACCTAAGCGCCAACCAGGGAACAAAAGCCCGGAGCGCCATGCTGGTTTTTCAATTTTCGGTATCGGCGATACTTATTTTATGCAGTCTGGTTATACAGCAGCAGATCCGGCTCCTGAAAAACCAGGATCTTGGTTTTAATAAAGAGCAGATGCTCAGAATATACCTGGGCCAAAGGATTACTGAAAGAAGTGATAGTTTCAAAAAGGCGGTCGTGTCGCGGATTGGAAGTGAAAACGTAAGTTTATCAAAATCAGCCTTATTTGGAGGATATGCATTGGGTAACTTCCAGACTGCATCTTCGGGTAAAACCGCTGATATGGCAATGTTTGAAGTGGATGCAGATTTTGTTAAAAATTCTGGTGCCAAATGGATTATAGAGCCTGAGAAATCAGCAATAAAAAACAGAGAAGGCTTTTATGTTACGCTTAACGAAGAGGCGGTAAAAAAACTTGGTTTTACAAATACTAGTGTTATTGGTCAGACCATTATGAGGGAAAAAGTTCATGAGTTCGGTACAGTGGTTGGGGTGATCAGGAATTTTTACCTGACCACTACGGTAATAGATGTACAGCCGATGTTATTTTGTGTCCAAAATCAATCCGTAGCGGCTAATGGTTTTTCAATCATGTATGTTCGTTTTCATCCAAGTGATGATGTGAGTGAAAAAATAGCGTTGCTGGAAAAAATTTATCATGCCTATGATCCTGGAACGCCGTTCCGGTATTCATTTCTCGATGACGATTTTCAACATATGTTTATATCGCAGACACGTATTTCGTACCTGATACGAATTTTTACAGTCGTGGCGATTTCGTTGTCTTGCCTTGGATTACTTGGACTGATCACATTTATCAGTCAGACAAGATCCAAAGAAATTAGTATTCGGAAAGTAATGGGTGCCAGCATCGTCAATATTTTCACGCTTCTTTCAAGAGATTTTATTTTACTGGTCCTCGTTTCGGTCCTGATCAGCACGCCGGTTTCTTATTATTTTATGCATCAGTGGTTGCAGAATTTTGCACATCGGATAGAAATAAGTTGGTGTCTATTTGCAGCTGGTGGAATAATTAGTTTAATCGTAGCATTGCTTTCGATCAGTTATGTTGGGCTAAAAACTGCCATGGCGAATCCGATTGATTCGCTCCGTTCGGAGTAG